gaacggttgttaggtcggaccaaggttcgaaccttcattgttttAGGGGAGCTAGTGttctcggggagttgtttgggtttgatgggaactttgaacttatagagttttggaccgaaaataatcataatctgttttatgtaaataaatccataatatatttattaacatggtaatgcttttaattaatgacgatgattcaacgggAAAGACTTAGGGatgaaagtgagtttggaaaacgggaatgggtcggtgatcctagctttgggaaccttgttttgaaaggtgttggaaatgaaaactgaactttggaattaacgacataattGACTAATTCACGATGGAACATTTTACCTAATAAGGGAACTATTTTTTTAAGGGGACTCAttttatggaaaagaatttgaagacgggctttagccaagggtctgggcgttagtaaggtacctagtagagtactcttggcacaacaggaagtgacggtcagccgtgtagagttgtatcgttcttgttgatgtctggcgtagcaagcaggatggttaaactcgtagggtcacaaccgacttgactatagcctaggtttctcattgtagaagcctttggtcaatgaaccaatttttacccgtgaggacgaatcgttgttttgcAAATCATATTGCACTCATGtatacacgcgatgaagtgccaagtggagtacttcggtatagcaggaagcaacgatcagccgtgtagagttgaatcggtcctgactatacctggcacagcaggaagtaacgatcatccgtgtagagttgtatcgctcctgttgatgtccggcatagcaagcagaaatggtcgaaccgtgcagagttggatcgtcttgactatagccaaaggtgataagcgacgcccgagcagaaatggttaaacacgaggccagtgttacgaccgtctcgaggtgtccagcctttaagtggcaataccgttggtttgttccgtcgccaagcagagtgacattattcggatttgtgtcagcatattcggCATTGGCACActatgcatcttattatgatttacgttgtatgacatatcatgcactctaactatagttgttgagatctgaagatttgatgttgataaacatcgttatgtgttttgatgattgaattgtgtaagagattcgataacatgctatgtatataccttagggtaggcaatacataacttatatgtatatatacaacatatatatatacccctttatcgcatgttgattgtatatctattgtattctgtaagttgaccctagcgccttggctttgtttgtatgtttgtgtttggccggtcggcctgctgccaggcgtccgtcagccggttcgtggtGATTCGTTGttcgggaaagacccggagcgaaacgactattactgaagctttcgacgaggacccggacttcatgcctgatcgagggagggtcgatgatagtagtgtgggatatgggtggttagagtcttttgagttggttgttactgtaatagctctgattcgtcattcatattttggggcagggtaggtctcCAACATGttactttcgtgtggttctccgtagttgggaatcacatggagtagtcggttgtAGAGGTCTGGAGGGGGCCATCTGGGGCTGACTATTCCCTTCTGTCACTTGTATAATATTTCGAACTAATTATGCTTTCTGAAAACTTGTAAACCTTGTCGTCActtgaggatactcgtgacgatgCTTTTAGTTACAGCAGGACTGTAATcgtattgtatattagtttatgtttatcgcaTTTTGGGGTTGAGTCTCTAGTTTAAAATGTTCTTTATTCTAAaagaaaacggaaaaaaaaaatatacctgcattttccgctttattttattttcaagttactaagtgacacccggaaatcggggtgttacattgtggtatcagagcttgtcgagtctttcgggagtctttggggaataggtcttctgtgctaagttgtgtgactctgcaaagagtaaaaccttGATTGTCTGTCTGCTAAGCTattttcgctttaattgattgaagttgctacctaatcatattgtatagctatgcatagTACTaccttatgattggtactgactgtgtGCTAAACgaatactgaacatggtgaacgcgaaccaacttgctgagatggtggccactttggtccaagcaatgactgtacagacgaatgacaatgcacataggcgtgctactgaggatgcacgcgagctacactggcttcagagagaagcagccctggaccagaacaggggattgaatgattttagaaggcaggatccacccaagttcacaggtgggactgacccggaaaatgcggatctatggatccaagagattgagaagattttcgaagtactacagactagtgaaggggccaaggtgggcttggcaacttatctactgctgggcgatgctgagtactggtggaggggcgccagagggatgatggaggcaaaccattttgaggtgaactggaattctttccgtgctgcttttctggagaagtattttcctgatagtgctcgtgacgagcgtgagtcacagtttctgactcttcgccaagggagcatgactattccggaatatgctgctaagttggaatctttggccaaacacttccgatttttccgtgatcaggttgatgaaccctatatgtgcaagcgctttgtgtgGGGACTGAGAgatgacattgaggactcagtgagaccgttaggGATTGTGCGGTTTCaggctttggttgagaaggctacAGAGgtagaattgatgaagaacaagaggttgaacAGAGATGTagttgggggaccgatgaggtcgggtTCCCATAATTGTtagggaaaaggaaagtttcagatgaagaagccttatcagcgtcctacgggggaagggtttaccccaggaccaTACAGGCCTATGATTGCTGctgcgggaggagcaggaagccaagctgggagccgtgagataacatgtttcaattgcggggagattgggcactactccacgaaatgcccgaaggggaagccgaggtgtttcaagtgtgatctaccaggacatctggccaacaactgcaagacacccaaggttgagccatttgttaacaccgtaaggggggaagcgccctgctgctaaaggaagggtttatatcatggacggttaaggagctgaggggttaaccagaggagagcacaataacgatggtaaccttctaactattctttctcattctagtataacaTGCTCTGCATTACTCTCGTAGAGTGTGCAACACGCCTAACTTGCTTTTATTGTCTGAGTTTTAACCTTATAGTTAATACAACTACTAAGACTTTATTTGACTGttactcgtgtttaaactatagaagttacacgaggtttagaatgacacgctaagcctagaaagtagtctcgcaccgatgcgtttataaggaagctagaagctgaagaatgaatcttagagaaattccttatgggcagtatacgtgttatgttgagggtgtgtggttccgtagcgaaATCGTCAGGGACTTGATATctggatatttgtggttactggatgttaggaactcattgactgttccagtgggtttttctaaatttccaccttcgatgtattaggtctgatcaacttaatattgagggggtgatattcggaatcacagctggtcatagctttgatagaaggatgtgtaagatgaatttgaattgatcgaggattagtcggatttgagaggaaagttcgtgttaagtaattgattttctttaggaaggagttgtagctttaagaaatgaatattcatttaagaagtgttggagagtgaaaggatattggtggtccaaacttagtgGAGGTTTGGATTTTAAGCCAATCGATTTGATCACGAACGCgggagacatgaagtcttgtcaggttttgatcgagagatgAAGTATTGGATTGAATGGAGGATGATCTAGTTACAGAAataaagtgttagtattaagataaatacttgaggttgttatatgtggacaaattccTTAGAGTTTaggagtgaatggaactttgttaaggattttagtaagtgtaaattggtttgagtaagGAAAGTTTTAAGGAAGGAAACGACAATGAAGGactgttagatattaagatgatgattagcttatcagTTGTTTGTGAATTGATGTTAAGGGAATAATTTTAGTGATGCGCAAAGTATttagactcaagtcgagttttaactTGAATGGAGACTAAGTAGAAGATCGATTTCATGATGCGaataaggatagttacgaagttggaagtgatGTTAAtagactagtagattccaaggaaataattcgtctaggagttaccaagcgatcgagttgagttttggatcatgagtgaacatcacgaggacaagttgagcattcactccagaacatggagatgtaccgagtttctaatcagaattttggacgaacaaaagcaaaggagtaagtggttaaggttgtgcgaatgcacggaatgccaacaaatattatttccaacgtagACTAAATGCAAGTGGTCAAGTTggacaacatagagctgaaagatgatatgtcttttgagacgccgtcggtcaacattAAGGCTAgaaagtgaaacaatcgagaggaaagcagagtgctttagtgaaagttatttggaacaaagacacagacgatgctatatgggagtgagaggaaaaagatcaaggaataatatccggagctttttgctgaaccttaagtttcgaggacgaaactttctttttggagggtagtaatgtgagacccaagtttttaagtttggattAAACCGAATAAActtccttttcacgattaatttgatgtaacgtgaaggaaaacctgaacaagtgtttattgaatggaataaatttgtgaaggagaaagttcaggaaaagataAGGATTGTaacaaagtcgataaaagttatagcacgattagtattcgcttaaacctaggtcaagaacgctagtaaatagctaatttactctttaaggcacgatggaaactaattccaaaaatcttcagagaaatgttagaacttctcttattcgtctataaacgagcgtttcgatacgaaaccttggaatgtacgaacgacaaattccaatactcggaagtttgccgaaaccgaaaccctgatagttcagaaaccctaaaatcaacggacgatgaagactttttccattcggagcttcaaacgaagattccacacgcttaCGCCTATTTCCCCCGacatttctaatctttcttcagaacgaagttttctcatccgacatcaactgtaaaaagtagtttttcgggtaaaatcgatttacaccgacttttgatcgtttgatttaattccaagaaatctgctttgagttctggaattctgtcgccataacctatcttagaattctccgaggaatacgtaggaaaaatcggaatcgcgaaattttcatttttccgcattttccaaaacctataaatagccaagaaatgaaaatttttcaaaaacttgccATTTTCTTTCCTTGAACCCGCGAGCATAGGAGAAGGAGGGGGAGAaagtgattttcgccgattcttgcccgtttgctgcaccgttcgtcgctaatcgaagacttcgaggtatagatatcatatctctcttctgatcgtcaattctgtcgactttctctatgtctttctgtgctcaaagttttgagcttttagtaaaactgtccaaatagcttgattttagtgtctaaacatcttccctacgtaccaaagagtacttctagcggattagattttgccgtatgtcgccgaaatgctgccggaatcaatttctatgagaaatacccatttttaagcaaagttgcaacctttaagctgaaattcacgacttagcttagcgctagtaggattagtcgtcataaacgtcgttgttgacgtccccatccaatttgtttttcgaaaatccagttttgaaattctgacaTTGCACGCTTTGCAAGCCACCTCCATCCTCTTCGGATTACATGGGGAAGTACCGCCCCTGTTTCCTCCATTTtccttgatttctctcttttacGACTGTTCCGACGTCACATATATCCCGCATTCCAGCCGAGATCGACGTCATCCTGACCAGAAGATCTGCTTTCCACGATCTGCGGCTTCTTCTCATGGCTTCTCCGGTGCTGGCTTTCACGTCAACCCTTCAACCATTTCGTGGGTAAGCATCCTAACAGTACTCCATTGATCTTGACCTCACTGTAGCTTAGCACATCTCTTACGTTTCTTCCTAATTTCGtcctttatttgaattttttatctgatattttttattaaattgggGGATTTGGTGCTTGCTTTGCCATGGTTAGGTTGGGTTCATTAGTTATTCATGCATCTCTCATTTTCACTTTGATTTGAAGTTGGGATTAGGTTTTTAGGTCTAGGGTAATAGGCACAACCTCTTCTCCTTTGAGTTTTTGATCAGAtccatttgcctataaattctCACACAACCCTTGCTGCACCACAATTCACTCCACTGCAGTTCACACAATCCTCATTCGAACCTCACAAAATCCATATATACAGGAATATTAAATTTCATCTTTTTTATCTGTGTTCATCCAATGGGTCTATACCGTTTTTGTTGTTCTGTAGGGTGAGAAGATTGAAGCAAATGTGTGACAATCAATGATACCAAAATTTAAGGCTGAGCTTCGTCAAGGGAAGGTCTACAAAATCACCTATTTTGCTGTTGTGACAATACTGGAAGCTTCAGAGCTTCTTCACATGAGTTTAAGATCCTTTTCACTGGGAGGACAATGGTAGTGCCTGAATGAGAATGGTATTAATAAGTTCATGGAGATTGAAGTAACAGCTGATGATGACGGAGGAAAAAGGTCTGAGATAGAGGTGGATAATTTTCCTATAAATAATGTTTCTGAATTCAGATGATGAGTTTGGGGCTTAAGACATTGTTTATAAACTAGAAGAAGATGTAGATGCAGATGCTTAGCAATCTGTTAAGCAGCTAAGGTTATCCATGTTGAA
This portion of the Lotus japonicus ecotype B-129 chromosome 3, LjGifu_v1.2 genome encodes:
- the LOC130745385 gene encoding uncharacterized protein LOC130745385, producing the protein MVNANQLAEMVATLVQAMTVQTNDNAHRRATEDARELHWLQREAALDQNRGLNDFRRQDPPKFTGGTDPENADLWIQEIEKIFEVLQTSEGAKVGLATYLLLGDAEYWWRGARGMMEANHFEVNWNSFRAAFLEKYFPDSARDERESQFLTLRQGSMTIPEYAAKLESLAKHFRFFRDQVDEPYMCKRFVWGLRDDIEDSVRPLGIVRFQALVEKATEVELMKNKRLNRDVVGGPMRSGSHNC